A part of Bacteroidota bacterium genomic DNA contains:
- a CDS encoding DUF2461 domain-containing protein, giving the protein MGCITQYSFDFLLALRGNNDRAWFEENRSTYEQSHAEALCFAETVMQALSAFDVMEPRSPRKTIYRIYRDIRFSKDKTPYKVYWGGSFKRAGASRRGGMAFHIEPGNTYIGGGFWGPNKDDLLHLRRQIAADAEPLRDVLEGKAFKKFFGSMEGQKLKTAPKGFDKTHPDIDLLNHKQFLVKHTYTDSDVLAEGFEQQVAMGFSKMLPFLEVMTGYLTTDMNGESLL; this is encoded by the coding sequence ATGGGCTGCATAACACAATACTCCTTCGACTTCTTACTGGCCTTGCGAGGGAATAATGACCGCGCATGGTTTGAAGAAAACCGCAGCACATACGAGCAATCGCACGCAGAAGCCCTTTGTTTTGCCGAGACCGTGATGCAAGCGTTGTCAGCTTTTGACGTGATGGAGCCCCGTTCTCCCCGTAAAACGATTTACCGTATCTATCGCGACATACGCTTTTCGAAAGACAAGACGCCCTACAAGGTGTATTGGGGAGGCTCATTCAAGCGCGCTGGTGCTTCACGCAGGGGAGGCATGGCTTTTCATATCGAGCCCGGTAACACCTACATCGGAGGTGGCTTCTGGGGCCCCAATAAAGATGACTTATTGCACCTTCGCCGGCAAATAGCCGCAGACGCAGAACCGCTGCGTGACGTGTTGGAAGGCAAGGCGTTTAAAAAATTTTTCGGGTCAATGGAAGGGCAAAAACTCAAAACTGCTCCTAAAGGGTTTGATAAAACACACCCGGATATCGACTTGCTCAACCATAAACAATTTCTCGTCAAACACACCTATACAGATAGTGATGTGCTTGCTGAGGGCTTCGAGCAGCAGGTTGCCATGGGCTTTTCCAAAATGCTTCCTTTCCTGGAGGTGATGACGGGCTACCTTACCACAGATATGAACGGTGAGTCTTTGTTGTAA
- a CDS encoding copper-binding protein has translation MKYVSFAIVVLVVALLPACAKKEATVQPQTFEARGIVKVITDSKSYVNIDHEDIPGYMDAMAMFFAVKDSTVLNGIAVGDSVQFTIAIDDMEPAIVLLEVIE, from the coding sequence ATGAAGTATGTAAGTTTTGCTATCGTTGTGCTTGTTGTGGCACTGTTGCCGGCGTGTGCAAAAAAAGAAGCGACTGTGCAACCCCAAACGTTTGAGGCTCGCGGTATTGTAAAAGTGATTACTGATTCAAAATCGTACGTAAATATCGACCACGAAGACATCCCAGGGTATATGGATGCCATGGCCATGTTTTTTGCGGTGAAAGATTCAACAGTGCTCAATGGGATCGCCGTGGGCGATTCCGTTCAGTTTACCATTGCAATAGATGACATGGAGCCGGCTATTGTTTTATTAGAGGTTATCGAGTAG